The Nicotiana tabacum cultivar K326 chromosome 14, ASM71507v2, whole genome shotgun sequence genome contains a region encoding:
- the LOC107828315 gene encoding eukaryotic translation initiation factor 3 subunit H-like: MANPTGRSFLQVAATEEAAAPPLRVVQIEGLVILKIIKHCQEFSPALVTGQLLGLDVGSILEVTNCFPFPVREEDEEIEAEGANYQLEMMRCLREVNVDNNTVGWYQSTLFGSFQTVELIETFMNYQENIKRCVCIIYDPSRSNQGVLALKALKLSDSFMELYKSNNFTGEKLREKNLSWVDIFEEIPIKVSNSALISAFMTELEPDTPVTQCDYERLQLSTNPYLERNVEFLIECMDDLSMEQQKFQFYYRNLSRQQAQQQAWLQKRRSDNMARKAAGEEPLPEEDPSNPIFKPLPEPSRLDSFLITNQIANYCNQINGVAGQSFSRLYLMKALHEN; encoded by the exons ATGGCAAATC CAACAGGGCGGTCGTTTTTGCAAGTGGCAGCTACAGAGGAGGCTGCTGCGCCGCCACTCAGGGTTGTTCAGATTGAAGGGCTG gttattttgaaaataataaagcactGCCAGGAGTTTTCACCAGCTTTAGTCACTGGGCAACTTCTTGGATTGGATGTTGGGAGCATTCTTGAAGTCACTAACTGTTTTCCCTTTCCG GttcgtgaagaagatgaggagatAGAAGCTGAGGGTGCTAATTATCAGCTTGAGATGATGAGATGCCTGAGGGAGGTTAATGTTGACAACAACACCGTTGGTTG GTACCAATCAACTTTATTTGGTTCTTTCCAGACTGTGGAACTGATAGAGACCTTCATGAATTACCAG GAGAATATAAAACGTTGTGTCTGCATAATCTACGATCCTTCAAGATCCAACCAAGGTGTCTTAGCTTTGAAAGCCTTGAAGCTTTCGGACTCTTTCATGGAACTCTACAAGAGTAACAACTTTACTGGAGAAAA GTTGAGAGAAAAGAATCTTTCATGGGTTGACATCTTTGAAGAGATACCG ATAAAAGTTTCAAATTCCGCACTCATTAGTGCCTTTATGACTGAACTGGAGCCTGATACACCTGTAACTCAG TGTGATTATGAACGGCTACAATTGTCAACCAATCCATATTTGGAGAGGAATGTGGAATTTTTGATTGAATGCATGGATGACTTGTCAATGGAACAGCAGAAG TTCCAATTCTATTACCGGAATCTTTCTCGTCAACAAGCTCAGCAGCAAGCTTGGCTTCAAAAGAGGag GTCTGACAACATGGCACGCAAAGCCGCAGGAGAAGAACCTCTGCCAGAGGAGGATCCCTCTAATCCCATCTTTAAGCCACTTCCAGAGCCCTCGCGGTTGGATAGCTTTCTCATAACTAATCAAATAGCAAACTACTGCAACCAGATTAATGG TGTTGCGGGACAAAGCTTCAGTAGACTATATCTGATGAAGGCTCTACACGAGAACTGA
- the LOC142168648 gene encoding putative polygalacturonase At1g80170, which produces MAKTKILFILFLVLLIESLGSALEKNLEEEIFSEFEDFDDINEDEEEVFELQKNGRGNKVLVNVDSFGAAGDGTSDDTKAFVDAWNQACSKRRSVFLVPSGRIYLVNATRFSGPCANRLIIQVDGTIVAPSDPENWDPKSPKAWLVFNNLTGTTFQGNGVIDGSGSKWWAASCKKNKTNPCKAAPRALTIDSSSGITVKGLTFQNSQQMHFVISRSDSVRVNGIKISSPGDSPNTDGIHISESTNVVLQDCKIGTGDDCVSIVNASSNIKMKTIHCGPGHGISIGSLGKDDSVGIVTRVVLDTAFLKGTANGLRIKTWQGGSGYVRTVRFQNVRMEDVSNPIIIDQFYCDSQKPCHNQTSAVEISEVMYRNVSGTSKSQKAMKFACSDTVPCSHITLDNVNLEGRDGTAEVYCNSATGIIAGYVHPEAECLNSSDKKIEQKIEEYNVHTEL; this is translated from the exons ATGGCTAAGACAAAGATACTCttcattttatttcttgttttgcTAATTGAGTCTCTTGGAAGTGCACTTGAGAAGAATCTTGAAGAAGAAATTTTTTCAGAGTTTGAAGATTTTGATGACAttaatgaagatgaagaagaagtatttGAACTACAAAAAAATGGAAGGGGCAATAAAGTTCTTGTCAATGTAGATAGTTTTGGTGCAGCTGGTGATGGAACTTCAGATGACACCAAG GCATTTGTAGATGCATGGAACCAAGCTTGTTCGAAACGAAGATCAGTTTTCTTGGTTCCTTCAGGACGCATTTATCTAGTGAATGCAACCAGATTCAGCGGGCCTTGTGCCAACAGATTAATCATCCAG GTTGATGGAACCATAGTGGCACCAAGCGATCCTGAGAACTGGGATCCAAAGAGTCCAAAAGCTTGGCTTGTGTTCAACAATTTGACAGGAACTACATTCCAAGGAAATGGTGTTATTGATGGATCTGGCAGCAAATGGTGGGCAGCATCATGCAAGAAGAACAAGACCAAT CCTTGTAAAGCAGCACCAAGG GCATTAACTATAGACTCAAGCTCAGGTATAACGGTGAAGGGCCTTACATTCCAAAATAGCCAACAGATGCATTTTGTCATTTCTCGATCGGATTCTGTACGTGTAAATGGCATTAAGATTTCTTCTCCTGGAGATAGTCCTAATACCGATGGAATCCATATAAGTGAATCAACAAATGTTGTACTCCAGGACTGCAAAATTGGGACAG GCGATGATTGCGTATCAATCGTCAATGCTAGTTCCAATATCAAGATGAAGACAATCCACTGTGGTCCTGGCCATGGAATCAG CATTGGGAGCCTTGGTAAGGACGACTCTGTCGGCATAGTGACAAGGGTAGTACTGGATACTGCATTCCTCAAAGGCACCGCAAATGGCCTCAGGATCAAGACATGGCAG GGAGGATCAGGTTATGTTCGAACAGTGCGCTTCCAAAATGTAAGGATGGAAGATGTTTCAAACCCAATCATCATCGATCAATTCTATTGCGACTCACAAAAACCTTGCCATAATCAG ACATCTGCAGTTGAGATAAGTGAAGTAATGTATCGCAACGTTAGTGGGACATCAAAGAGCCAAAAGGCGATGAAATTCGCGTGTAGTGACACTGTGCCCTGCAGCCACATTACCCTGGACAATGTCAACTTAGAGGGCAGAGATGGCACTGCTGAAGTCTACTGCAACTCTGCGACAGGCATTATAGCCGGTTACGTTCATCCTGAAGCAGAGTGTCTCAACTCATCTGATAAGAAAATTGAGCAGAAAATTGAAGAATACAATGTTCACACTGAGCTATGA